One Nostoc sp. CENA543 genomic window, CAAGCAAATTGTTTTTGAAAGATTGAATAGCGGAGGAGAAAAACTTACTCCACAAGAAATAAGGAATGCTTTATACAATGGAAAATTCAATCAAGTGTGTATCAAATTATCTCGAAATGATTATTTCCGTACAATGTGGCAGTTACCTTTAGAGAGTGAAGGTGAAGAACAATTGCTTAAAAGCGAAGCCTATAAAAAAATGGAAGATGTAGAATTAGTTCTACGATTTTTTGCTTACCGTCATATAGATAATTTTAAATCCCCTGTAGAGAAATTTTTAGATGAATATTTAAAACAAGCTAATAATTATACTGATGAAACAATAAGCAACCTCGAAAATCTTTTTAATGAAACAATTGATTTGATCTATGATACATTTGGAGACTCAGCTTTTTTATTACCAGAAAATGAAAAACGTAGATATACATTACCCGCAAAAATTATTTACGATTCAATGATGCAAGCATTCGCAAATAATCTACGGTATAAGGAAATTCTTATCAAAAACAAAAATTCTATCAAAAATAACTTATTTTCCAACAAAGAATCACTATACATCAAGCAGATTAATAGACCCCTTTTTGATGCTAGATACAGTGGTAGAAAAGATGTAGAAGCACGTATCGAGTATATTCATAATTTCCTCCAAAGCTATATTTAATTAATTTTAATAAAAATTATGAATATAGAATCATTGGAAAGCTTCAAAAGAGAATTAAACCAAATTAGAGAATATTTAAAACACATTCAGTATGTAAACAACGTAGCTAATTTCAACCTTTTATCAACTGATAATCAGGAATTTAAAGAATTACTAAATACTCTGAACGAACACTATCGATTTTTCAGTACAGATAAAC contains:
- a CDS encoding DUF262 domain-containing protein, whose amino-acid sequence is MSTNSNLISGETFAFQDQLVDISIVSLSDDEINEKYKKGEIRIITEQARYPLDSIPTMLNSNKYILDPEYQRRKRWDNIRKSRLIESFVMNVPIPPIFLYEIDYSIYEVMDGQQRLTAIYDFYTGKFNLEGLQYWRELNGRNYKNLPDQVRKGIDRRYLSSIVLLQETAKNKEEAENLKQIVFERLNSGGEKLTPQEIRNALYNGKFNQVCIKLSRNDYFRTMWQLPLESEGEEQLLKSEAYKKMEDVELVLRFFAYRHIDNFKSPVEKFLDEYLKQANNYTDETISNLENLFNETIDLIYDTFGDSAFLLPENEKRRYTLPAKIIYDSMMQAFANNLRYKEILIKNKNSIKNNLFSNKESLYIKQINRPLFDARYSGRKDVEARIEYIHNFLQSYI